DNA from Salinispora arenicola:
GGCGTTCGGAGGTGGGCTGGGCGTACGGACCTGGGTGGTCAACGCGACCGTCCCGATGTCGTACGACCGGGACGACCCCGTCGCGCACCTGGCCGAGCTCGCCGAGCGGTTCGGTCTCGACGGCCCCGGAGTGGGCCTGCTGACCGGGGTGGACGTCGCGAAGGTGGTGGCCCGGACCGACACCGGCGTACGAGTCTGGGCGACGGTCGGGCTCGGCGTTCCGATCTGGGCCGCGGCCCCACCGGAGCCCACCCCGGCCGAGATCGCACCCACCGGCGGCCACCCGGTCGGTACCGTCAACACTGTGGTGTACGTGCCGGCCCGGCTCGGTCCGGCCGCCCTGGTCAACGCGGTGGCGACGGCCACCGAGGCGAAGGCGCAGGCCATCGCCGAACTGGGGATGCCCGGCACCGGTACCCCGACCGACGCGGTCACCGTCCTCTGCCCGACTGATGGCCCCGAGGCGCCATACGGTGGCCCCCGCTCGACCTGGGGCGCGCCGCTGGCCCGCGCGGTGCACCGGGCGGTCCTGGTCGGCGGCGGCAGGCATCGCCGGGGCCGGCCGGTTGAGGAACCCGGCGACTGGGTCTCGTCGGCAGGGCAAGGACCCCGGTAGGGTCGCGTGCGATGCGTGCCTATCCATTCACGTTTGTGACCCGTGTGCGTCGTCGGCTCCTGCCGGCGGTCGGCGCACTGCTCGCGGTTCTGGTCGTCGCCGGCTGCGGCGAGGCGGGGTCCGACGCGGTCTGGCAGCCCGGAGTCGGCGGTGACCCAGCCTCCTCCGCCTCGCCCTCCCCCTCCACGGCTGCGGCGGTGTCCCTCACCGCGACCGGCGACATCATCCTGGGTAACGCCCCGGACAGGTTGCCACCCGACGACGGCAAGGGCTTCTTCGACGACGTGCGCCAGGCTCTCGCCGCCGACCTGGCAATGGGCAACCTGGAGGAGCCGCTCACCGTCGACACCGGTACCGGCAAGTGCGGGGCCGGCTCGACCAACTGCTTCCAGTTCCGGGCGCCGCCGGAGTACGCGGCACACCTCCGCGACGGCGGCTTCGACCTGCTCAACCTGGCAAACAATCATGGGAACGACTTTGGGGCCAAAGGCTTCCAGAACACCCAGGACGCGCTTGAGCAGCACGAACTGGCACACACCGGCGCGCCGGACCAGATCACCGTCGTGGAGGTGCAGGGCGTCCAGGTGGCGGTGGCGGGCTTCTCGTCCTACGCGTGGTCGAACCTGCTGACCGACATCCCAGCGGCGACGAAGGTCATCACCAAGGCGGCCGAGACGGCGGACCTGGTGGTCGTGCAGGTGCACATGGGCGCGGAGGGTGCCGACAAGACCCGGGTTAAACCCGGCACCGAGTTGTACCTGGGTGAGAACAGGGGTGATCCGATCCGGTTCGCCAAGGCCATGATCGACGCCGGCGCGGACCTGATCGTCGGGCACGGGCCACACGTCCTCCGCGGCATGGAGTTCTACCAGGGCCGGCTGATCGCGTACAGCCTGGGCAACTTCGCCGGTGGCGGCAACATGCTCAACCGCAGCGGCCGGCTCGGCTGGGGCGGCGTACTCAAGGTCTCGCTGAAGCCGGACGGCACCTGGGTCGACGGGTCGTTCGCCTCGACGTACATGAACGAGTTGGGTCTGCCGACGATGGACCCGGACGACCGGGGCCTGGGGCTGGTGCGTGAGCTCAGCGGTGCGGACTTCCCCAAGACCGGTGCGACCTTCGACGACTCCGGGACGATCAGCCCACCCCGCGCGGGCTGACCGGCCGCGTGGGCACGAAACGGCGACCGCGGGTAGGCCACGTAGGCTGGCTGGCGTGACCACCAGCCTCAGGGAGACCGACCTCGGTCGGACACGCCGCGCCCGCCGGATCGGGCGGGTGCTGGCCGACACCCACCCCGACGCGCACTGCGAACTCGACCACTCCAATGCGCTGGAGTTGGCCGTCGCGACGATCCTCTCCGCCCAGTGCACGGACAAAAGGGTCAACGAGGTCACTCCAAAACTGTTCGCCCACTATCGGCAGGCAGCCGACTACGCCGGTGCCGACCGGGCCGAGCTGGAGGAGCTGATCCGGCCCACCGGGTTCTACCGGAACAAGACCGATTCACTGATCAAGCTGGGTCAGGGGCTGGTCGAGAGGCACGACGGCCGGGTACCCGGAAAACTCACCGACCTCGTGCACCTGCCCGGAATCGGCCGCAAGACGGCGAACGTCATTCTCGGCAACGCGTTCGACGTACCGGGGATCACCGTCGACACCCACTTCAACCGGCTGGTGCGGCGGTGGCGCCTGACCACCGAGACCGACCCCGTCAAGATCGAGCATGCGATCGGTGCGCTCTACCCGAAGCGCGACTGGACGATGCTGTCGCACCGGATCATCTTTCACGGGCGCCGGGTCTGCCACGCCCGAAAGCCGGCATGCGGCGCGTGTACCCTCACGAAGCTCTGCCCGTCGTACGGCACCGGGCCGACCGAGCCGGCAGCGGCCGCGAAACTGCTCAAAGGCCCACGTGCCCAGGAACTCGCGGCAGCCGCCGGAGTGGACCCAGAACTGGTGCCCGTCGGGAACGTGCGGGCGGAGGCGCCGTGAGGGCGCGGCTCGCCGCCCTGTTCGTCCCGGTGTTACTGGCGGTGACCGGCTGTACCGATGCCGGGCCGGACAACGCCCCCGTCACCCGGGAGGACGCGGCGCAGAGCCGGCCGTCCCCGTTCGCGGACTGTGCCGGCCTGACGACCGACGGGCCCAGCGTTCCACCCGCCACCCCGGCACCCGGTGGAATGCCGCTGCCTCAGCTGACGCTGACCTGCTTCACCGGCGGTGCTCCGGTCGACCTGCACCAGGTCAAGGGGCCCGCCGTGATCAACCTCTGGGCCTCCTGGTGCGCCCCCTGCCGAACGGAGCTGCCCGCGTTCCAGCGGCTCAGTGAACGGGCTGAAGGACGACTGACAGTCGTCGGGGTCAACATGCGGGACACCCGCAGCGGCGCCCAGTCGATCGGCGAGGACTTCGGGGTGCGCTTCCCCACCCTGATCGACCAGGGTGAGGCCCTGCAACGGGCCTTGGGGCGCAACGCCATTCCGATGACCGTTCTCGTCGACGCCAACAGCCAGATCAGGCACGTCGACGTCTCCGGGGCGCTCGACGACGCTCGCCTCACCGACCTGGTCCGGGTGCACCTGGGTGTGGCGGTGCCGGAATGAGCGCAACACGGCCGGCCCGTCGCCACCGACGTGTGGTGGTGGCATGGTGACCCGGCAGCCGCCCACCTGGCTCGACCCGCTGCTGACCCGGCTGGGTAGTGCCCGGACGGAGGATTTCACCCGGCTGCCCACCCCGCAGCGCGGTGGGCGGGAGAGCGCCGTGCTGGTGCTGCTCGGTGAGGCTCACGGCGCCGGCCCGGACGTGCTGATCCTCCAGCGGGCAGCCACCCTGCGCAACCATGCCGGGCAGCCGGCCTTTCCCGGCGGCGCCGCTGACCCCGAGGACGCCGACGCCCCCGCGACGGCGCTGCGCGAGGCGAACGAGGAGGTCGACCTCGACCCGGCCACCGTCACCGTGCTCGCCGAGTTGCCGAAGCTGTGGATCCCGGTCAGCGACTTCGTGGTGACCCCGGTGCTCGGTTGGTGGCACGCCCCCCACCCGGTGCACCCCCGGGAGCCGGCCGAGGTAGCGCACGTGGCCCGGTTGCCGATCACCGAACTGGTCGACCCGGAGAATCGGCTGCGGGTACGCCACCCGAGCGGCTGGATCGGTCCGGCCTTCTCCGCACGCGGCATGCTGGTGTGGGGCTTCACCGCCGGAGTGCTCTCCGCGCTGCTCGACATGGGTGGCTGGGCCCGCCCGTGGCGCCCGGACCGGGTGCTGGATCTTCCGCCGGTGGGCGCCAGCCCGGCGCCGTCGGCCGGCACCGACGAGGCGGACGAGAGCGCGCTGCGCTGACTCCGGTGACCTCGCCCAGCGGCGGCGGCCATCACCCGAGCATCGGCCCCGTAGGCTGGGTGCGTGTCCGCCGTGGATCTCGTACTGCTGTTACTCATGCTCGTGTTCGCGATCAGCGGATACCGCCAGGGCTTCGTCACCGGTGTGCTGTCGTTCACGGGGTTCTTCCTCGGAGCGCTGGCCGGTCTGCAGATCGGTCCCCTGCTCGCGCAACAGTTCCTCGACGGCGGTACCCGGGTGTTGATCTCACTGGTGACGGTCTTTGGGCTGGCGGTGATGGGGCAGGCGCTCGCCGGCTGGCTCGGTTCCCACCTGCGACGCACGATTACCAGCGACGTCGGGCGACAGGCCGACGACATCGGCGGCGCATTCGTTTCACTGACCGCCGTGCTTCTGGTCGCCTGGCTGGTCGCAGTCCCTCTGGGCTCGTCGTCCCTGCCCTGGCTGGCCGCCGCGGTCCGCAACAGCGCGCTGCTCACCGTGGTGGACCGGGTGCTGCCCGACCAGGCGCAGGAGTTGTCCAACGCGCTGCGGGAGACCGTCGACACCAACGGCTTCCCGGACGTCTTCGGTGACCTGGCACCCACCCGTGCCCGGCAGGTCGCTCCACCCGACCCGGCCCTCGCCGGCTCACAGGTGGTGGCCGACAGCCGACGCGCGGTGGTCAAGGTGCTCGGCTCCGCCCCGGACTGCTCCCGTCGCATCGAGGGCTCCGGCTTCGTCTACGCCGACGACCGGGTGATGACCAACGCGCACGTGGTGGCCGGAACCCGCTCCACCGTCGTCGAACTGAACGGCGATCGGTACGACGCTCGAGTGGTGGTGTACGACCCGGACCGGGACCTGGCGGTCCTGTACGTTCCCGGCCTGCCCGGCCCGTCCATGCGCTTCGCCGCTGGCAATGCGAGTAGCGGCACCGACGCGATCGTGCTCGGCTTCCCGCTCGACGGCCCGTACAACGCGCAGTCGGCGCGGGTCCGGGATGTCGACCAGATCACCGGGCCCGACATCTACTCCAGCGGGAACGTGACCCGTGAGGTGTACACCATCCGGGCCCTGGTGCAGAGCGGCAACTCCGGCGGCCCGCTGGTGTCGACGAACGGCCTGGTACTCGGGGTGATCTTCGCGGCGGCGGCCGACGACCCGAACACCGGCTTCGCGGTGACCGCAGCCGAGGCCCGCCCGGTCGCCCTGGCCGGAGCCGCACGCATCCGCGGCGTCGGCACCGGCGAGTGCACCTGAGCTGCCGGCCCAGGCCCCGGCTCAGCGCTTCGACGCGGTGGAGCGCTGAGCCGGCGTGGAGCGCTGAGGCGGGGGTGCCCGCCACACGGTGAACCCCGCGGCTGTCGCGGCCACGACGGCGGCGCCCAGCAGCCAGCCGGCCAGCACATCGCTGCTCCAGTGCACGCCCAGCGCCACCCGGCTGAACCCGGTCACCACGGCGAGCAGGAGCGCGGCGGCCCAGACCGCGCATCGCTTCGCGTACCGGCCCGCTCGGGGCCGGAAGACCACCAGCAGCACGCCGGCGGCCAGCGCCGCGTTCAGCGCGTGCCCGGACGGGAACGCGAGCCCGACCGCCTGGGTCAGGGGAACCTCCGGCCGGGGGCGCCCGACGAGCAGCTTGAGTAGGGGGCCCAGCAGCCCGCCGACGGTCATGGTGACGGCAACCCAGAGTGCCAACTGTCGGGCCTGGTGTCGGGCCAGCCAGCCGACCAGCACCAGCGCGCCCAACCGCAGGGGCATCGGCCCGAATACGTCGGTCCAGACGTTCAGGGCCCTGGCCCAGGCCGGATGCTGCGACCCGTAACCGACGAGTGCCTCGGTCACCGTTTGATCCAGTCGCCGCAGGGGCGACCAAGACGCCAACACCAGCAGCGTGAGCGTGAACGGCGCCAACACCAGAACCGTCGCGGCGGCGACGAGGGTCAACCGCAGGCCCCGTGCATCGTGGCGGTGCAGCCGGCGGTCGCGCCACGACAGCCGGGCGACACGGGAGCCGGGCGCGCTCATGACGTCCGTCTACCCGGATCGTCACCGGGCAGTCCGGCGTGGCGGACATTCGGGACGGCCAGCGGCTCTAACGGCGGAACCTACGGGCCGCTCGGGCGCTACCGGTGAACAGGGCGACCGGGCGCGTTGTCCCGGTCCAGATCCGCTCCGACGTGGAGTCGGGCCCGGTGCCAGGTGGTTGCTGCGATCGCCGATCCCACAGCCGGGGTGCGACGTCGAGCACGCCACTGTCGGCATTCGCGTCCGCCGTTTCCGGCGCCGGCCCGAAGCCGACCACCCCCGGCGAGGACTGGTCGTCCAATGGGTTCCGCCCGACCGGTGTCACCTCGGCGGTCAGTGCCGCGACCGGGTCGACCAGCCCGTACCCGAAGCGGTCGTCCCGTCCGGCGGCGCCGATGTCCCGCGCCGTGACCAGCATTCGATTGATCACGTCGCCGGCGGGCATTTCCGGGTACCGGGCGCGGAGCAACGCGGCGGTGGCCGCGACCAGCGGCGTGCCGAAACTCGTGCCCTGCACC
Protein-coding regions in this window:
- a CDS encoding TlpA family protein disulfide reductase encodes the protein MRARLAALFVPVLLAVTGCTDAGPDNAPVTREDAAQSRPSPFADCAGLTTDGPSVPPATPAPGGMPLPQLTLTCFTGGAPVDLHQVKGPAVINLWASWCAPCRTELPAFQRLSERAEGRLTVVGVNMRDTRSGAQSIGEDFGVRFPTLIDQGEALQRALGRNAIPMTVLVDANSQIRHVDVSGALDDARLTDLVRVHLGVAVPE
- a CDS encoding MarP family serine protease, which encodes MSAVDLVLLLLMLVFAISGYRQGFVTGVLSFTGFFLGALAGLQIGPLLAQQFLDGGTRVLISLVTVFGLAVMGQALAGWLGSHLRRTITSDVGRQADDIGGAFVSLTAVLLVAWLVAVPLGSSSLPWLAAAVRNSALLTVVDRVLPDQAQELSNALRETVDTNGFPDVFGDLAPTRARQVAPPDPALAGSQVVADSRRAVVKVLGSAPDCSRRIEGSGFVYADDRVMTNAHVVAGTRSTVVELNGDRYDARVVVYDPDRDLAVLYVPGLPGPSMRFAAGNASSGTDAIVLGFPLDGPYNAQSARVRDVDQITGPDIYSSGNVTREVYTIRALVQSGNSGGPLVSTNGLVLGVIFAAAADDPNTGFAVTAAEARPVALAGAARIRGVGTGECT
- the nth gene encoding endonuclease III, yielding MTTSLRETDLGRTRRARRIGRVLADTHPDAHCELDHSNALELAVATILSAQCTDKRVNEVTPKLFAHYRQAADYAGADRAELEELIRPTGFYRNKTDSLIKLGQGLVERHDGRVPGKLTDLVHLPGIGRKTANVILGNAFDVPGITVDTHFNRLVRRWRLTTETDPVKIEHAIGALYPKRDWTMLSHRIIFHGRRVCHARKPACGACTLTKLCPSYGTGPTEPAAAAKLLKGPRAQELAAAAGVDPELVPVGNVRAEAP
- a CDS encoding phosphatase PAP2 family protein produces the protein MSAPGSRVARLSWRDRRLHRHDARGLRLTLVAAATVLVLAPFTLTLLVLASWSPLRRLDQTVTEALVGYGSQHPAWARALNVWTDVFGPMPLRLGALVLVGWLARHQARQLALWVAVTMTVGGLLGPLLKLLVGRPRPEVPLTQAVGLAFPSGHALNAALAAGVLLVVFRPRAGRYAKRCAVWAAALLLAVVTGFSRVALGVHWSSDVLAGWLLGAAVVAATAAGFTVWRAPPPQRSTPAQRSTASKR
- a CDS encoding NUDIX hydrolase, coding for MVTRQPPTWLDPLLTRLGSARTEDFTRLPTPQRGGRESAVLVLLGEAHGAGPDVLILQRAATLRNHAGQPAFPGGAADPEDADAPATALREANEEVDLDPATVTVLAELPKLWIPVSDFVVTPVLGWWHAPHPVHPREPAEVAHVARLPITELVDPENRLRVRHPSGWIGPAFSARGMLVWGFTAGVLSALLDMGGWARPWRPDRVLDLPPVGASPAPSAGTDEADESALR
- a CDS encoding CapA family protein, which gives rise to MRAYPFTFVTRVRRRLLPAVGALLAVLVVAGCGEAGSDAVWQPGVGGDPASSASPSPSTAAAVSLTATGDIILGNAPDRLPPDDGKGFFDDVRQALAADLAMGNLEEPLTVDTGTGKCGAGSTNCFQFRAPPEYAAHLRDGGFDLLNLANNHGNDFGAKGFQNTQDALEQHELAHTGAPDQITVVEVQGVQVAVAGFSSYAWSNLLTDIPAATKVITKAAETADLVVVQVHMGAEGADKTRVKPGTELYLGENRGDPIRFAKAMIDAGADLIVGHGPHVLRGMEFYQGRLIAYSLGNFAGGGNMLNRSGRLGWGGVLKVSLKPDGTWVDGSFASTYMNELGLPTMDPDDRGLGLVRELSGADFPKTGATFDDSGTISPPRAG
- a CDS encoding adenosylcobinamide amidohydrolase, which produces MLNEPSLCTRREDGRNLPALVWRAEQPLLSVSSAAFGGGLGVRTWVVNATVPMSYDRDDPVAHLAELAERFGLDGPGVGLLTGVDVAKVVARTDTGVRVWATVGLGVPIWAAAPPEPTPAEIAPTGGHPVGTVNTVVYVPARLGPAALVNAVATATEAKAQAIAELGMPGTGTPTDAVTVLCPTDGPEAPYGGPRSTWGAPLARAVHRAVLVGGGRHRRGRPVEEPGDWVSSAGQGPR